One segment of Campylobacter hominis ATCC BAA-381 DNA contains the following:
- the gatA gene encoding Asp-tRNA(Asn)/Glu-tRNA(Gln) amidotransferase subunit GatA: MITLKEALKLSKDEILALRKELKDKILKTKDLGAYIEQLTGEDLNESGSGIPIAIKDNIQVKNWSVTSASNILQGYVAPYDATVITKLRSAGFAPFGRTNMDEFAMGSTTESSFYGKTLNPTDYSRVPGGSSGGSAAAVAAGIAVAALGSDTGGSIRQPAAFCGCVGFKPTYGRVSRYGLAAYSSSLDQIGPITQNVTDAAILFDVIAGYDKMDSTSYSKEFISTADKLNSDRKLTIAVIENFVNETKDEVKSALLKTIEKLKSAGHKIIYKNLLNSKYNIAAYYIIATAEASTNLSRYDGVRYGNRAKASNLNELYANTRSAGFGEEVQRRMLLGTFVLSSGYYDAYYIKAQKARAYIKKEYEKILDEADLIFMPIAPSVAYKFGELANPLDAYLSDVYTIGVNLAGLPAISVPIAKNSENLNISAQLIGRAYDEQTVLDGALNLEKIIKG; this comes from the coding sequence ATGATAACACTGAAAGAGGCTTTAAAACTAAGCAAAGATGAAATTTTGGCTTTAAGAAAAGAGCTGAAAGATAAAATTTTAAAAACTAAAGATTTGGGAGCTTATATAGAGCAATTAACCGGTGAAGACTTAAACGAAAGCGGTAGCGGAATTCCAATTGCCATAAAAGACAATATTCAGGTAAAAAACTGGAGCGTAACAAGTGCTTCAAATATATTACAAGGCTACGTGGCACCTTATGATGCAACCGTAATTACAAAACTCCGTTCTGCCGGTTTTGCTCCGTTCGGCAGAACAAATATGGACGAATTTGCCATGGGAAGCACAACAGAAAGCTCATTTTACGGCAAAACGTTAAATCCGACAGATTATTCAAGGGTTCCTGGAGGAAGTAGCGGCGGAAGCGCGGCAGCCGTTGCGGCAGGGATTGCAGTTGCAGCTCTTGGAAGCGATACCGGCGGAAGTATTCGTCAACCTGCCGCATTTTGCGGTTGCGTAGGTTTTAAACCTACTTACGGCAGAGTTAGCAGATACGGCTTAGCAGCGTATTCAAGCAGTCTTGATCAAATAGGACCGATAACTCAAAATGTAACCGATGCCGCAATTTTATTTGACGTTATTGCAGGTTATGACAAAATGGATAGCACAAGCTATTCAAAAGAGTTTATAAGTACGGCTGACAAACTAAACAGTGATAGAAAACTTACAATTGCCGTAATTGAAAATTTTGTAAATGAAACAAAAGATGAAGTCAAAAGTGCTCTTTTAAAAACAATTGAAAAATTAAAAAGTGCAGGGCATAAAATAATATATAAAAACTTACTTAACTCAAAATACAATATAGCGGCTTATTATATCATTGCTACAGCTGAAGCAAGTACAAATCTAAGCAGATATGACGGCGTAAGATATGGCAATCGCGCAAAAGCAAGTAATCTAAATGAACTTTATGCAAATACAAGAAGCGCAGGATTTGGTGAAGAGGTTCAACGTAGAATGCTTCTTGGAACTTTCGTACTTTCAAGCGGATATTATGACGCTTATTATATAAAAGCACAAAAAGCTCGTGCATATATCAAAAAAGAGTATGAAAAAATTTTAGATGAAGCGGATCTTATATTTATGCCTATCGCTCCAAGTGTGGCTTATAAATTCGGTGAGCTTGCAAATCCGCTTGATGCATATCTGAGCGATGTTTATACAATCGGTGTAAATTTAGCCGGACTTCCTGCTATCAGTGTTCCTATAGCAAAAAACAGTGAAAATTTAAATATTTCGGCTCAACTTATCGGTAGAGCATACGACGAGCAAACCGTTTTAGACGGAGCTTTAAATTTAGAAAAAATTATAAAAGGATAA